Within the Streptomyces sp. NBC_00554 genome, the region AGGTCAGGGCTGCGGTAGCAGGGTCGCGGGGGTGGGGCCGTCGGGGCGGACGGTGATGCCGTACACCGCCTTCGTGGGAGTGGAGGAGAAGGCCAGGGAGTAGGCGGGCAGCAGGTGTTCGAGCAGAACGGTTGATTCGCGGAGCGCGAATTGCACACCGAGGCAAGCTCGGGGACCGATGCCGAAGGGGAAGTAGGCGCCCGGGTGGGAAGGCCTGCCGTCGGGGGTGGTGAAGCGCCGGGGGGCGAAGTGCTCCGGGTCCGGCCACAGTTCGGGATCGCGGTGCGTGAGGTACGGGCAGACCAGGATGTCGGTGCCCGCCTCGACGACGTAACCGGCGAGGGTGTCGTCCTCGGTGGCGTGGCGGGGCAGGATCCAGGCGGACGGGTAGAGCCGGAGCGTCTCGTGGACCAACGCCTGGATGGCCTGGCGGCGTTGCGGTGAGCCATCGACGTCCGCGGCGAGAGCTTCTTCGCGAGCTGCGGGGTTCCGGTCGAGGAGCAGGTAGAGCCAGGTCAGGGTGGTGGCGGTGGTCTCGTGCCCGGCCACGAGCAAGGTGACCAACTCGTCGCGGATCAGCCGGTCGGTGTACTCGGGACGCTCGGTGGCGGCGTCGATCAGGACGTGCAGCAGGCCCGGGCCGTCGGGGCCTGCCTCCCCGCTGCGAGCGGCCTCGATGGCGTGCCGCGCGACCGTGTCGATTCGGGCGAGATCGGCGGCAACGGCGTCCTGGGCGTCGGTGACATCCGCGGGCAGAGTCGGAAGGGCTGTCGCCACGGCTGCCACTGCGGCCAGTTCGCGCTCGGTGCCCTCATCGAGGGGGTACCCGGTGAGGGAGCGCCAGATGGCGTCCAGGGCGAAACGGCGCATCTCCTGCCCGACATCGAGGGTTTGGCCGGTACGGGCGTACTCGGCCCAGCGCCCGGCGGTGGTCCGTGCAGCGCCGGTGATCCGCTGTTCGTAGCGGCGCATCCCGGTACCGGTGAACTGGGCCTGCAACAAGCGGCGTTGCCGCTTCCACGCCGCGCCGGTGGCGGAGAGGACGCCGTCGCCGAGCAGCACACGGGCGCGGTGGGAGCGCTTGACGTACCGCTCCGGGTGCTGGGCGAGTACGTGCTGGACCGCCTGCGGGTCGGTGACGAGAACGGTGGGAGCCGGCCCGAGGCGGAATGCGGCGATGCCGCCGAGCCCCTCGCGTACCTGGGTCAGCAGCTCGACCAGTTCGCCTCCCCCCGAATGCCATCGCTCCACGAGTCCGGGTTCGGCTTCGGGAATCGGCCGACCCGTTCCCGGAAGGTACGGAAGAGAGCCGGGACCGGCTTCGGTGTCCATGTTTCTTCTCCTGGTCAACCGCTGGGCTTGGCCGTAACGGAGCGCTGGCACCACGGACTGTACGGGAGCGGGCACATCCGGTGACAGCAGGCTCCGCTCTCTCCTTCGCGCCACGCCGTGAGCCCGGACGCCGCAGGACGGCTCACACAGGCCCATCCAGGCTCATCCGCAAGAGGCACAGAAATATTTGGACGGTGATGTCGAGAACCCGTGGCCGGCTCCGTCCCTGCAGTGAAGGCGACCACAATGGGTCGCACCAGTACCGAGGAGAGACACCATGGCCAAGTACCTGCTTCTCAAGCACTACCGCGGCGCCCCGGCTCCGGCCAACGACGTGCCCATGGACCAGTGGACGCCGGAGGAGATCTCGGCCCACATGCAGTACATGCAGGACTTCGCGGACCGGCTCGAGAAGACCGGCGAGTTCGTCGACGGTCAGGCGCTCGCCCCCGAGGGGACGTGGGTCCGGTACGACGGCGAGGGCCGCCCGCCGGTCACTGACGGCCCGTTCGCCGAGACGAAGGACCTCATCGCCGGCTGGATGGTGATCGACGTGGACAACTACGACCGCGCCGTCGAGCTGGCCGGGGAGCTGTCGGCCGCCCCCGGAGCGGGCGGGAAGCCGATCCATGAGTGGCTGGAGCTGCGCCCGTTCTACGGTGTGTCGCCCACCATCACGGAGTGACCTCTCCAGTGAATGACCTCCTGCTCCGGAGCCTCACGCCGAGCGTTCTCGGCATCCTCGTCCGCCGCGGAGCCGACTTCGCGGCGGCCGAGGACGCCGTACAGGACGCCCTGGTCGAGGCGGTCCGCGTGTGGCCGGCCGACCCTCCGCGGGATGCGAAGGGCTGGCTGGTCACCGCCGCCTGGCGCAAGTTCCTCGACGCGACCCGGGCGGACACCGCCCGCCGCCGGCGTGAGGACCTCGTCGACGAGGAACCGGCGCCCGGTCCCGCGCCGACGGTGGACGACACGCTTCAGCTCTACTTCCTGTGCGCCAACCCTTCGCTGACGCCGTCGTCCGCGGTCGCGCTCACGCTGCGCGCCGTCGGCGGGCTGACCACCCGCCAGATCGCCCAGGCCTACCTGGTACCCGAGGCGACCATGGCGCAGCGCATCAGCCGGGCCAAGCGCACCGTCTCCGGTGTGCGGTTCGATCAGCCCGGCGACGTCGCCACCGTGCTGCGCGTCCTCTACCTGGTCTTCAACGAGGGCTACTCCGGCGACGTCGACCTCGCGGCCGAGGCCATCCGGCTCACCCGCCAGCTCGCGGCCGCGATCGACCACCCGGAGGTGGCGGGGCTGCTCGCCCTCATGCTGCTGCACCACGCCCGGCGCGCCGCCCGGACCGCGCCCGACGGCAGCCTGGTGCCGCTCGCCGAGCAGGACCGCGGCCGTTGGGACACGAAGTCGATTGCCGAGGGCGTCGAGATCCTGCAGGCGGCCCTCGCCCGTGACCGGCTTGGCGAGTTCCAGGCCCAGGCCGCCATCGCGGCACTCCACGCCGACGCGCTCACCGCCGAGGAGACCGACTGGGTACAGATCGTCGAGTGGTACGACGAGCTCGCGCGACTGACCGACAGCCCGGTCGTCCGGCTCAACCGCGCGGTCGCCGTCGGCGAGGCCGACGGACCGCGCGCCGGCCTGGCGGCGCTCGCGACTCTGGACGCCTCACTCCCCCGCCACACCGCGGTGGCGGCGTACCTCCACGAGCGCGACGGCGACCTGGAAACGGCGGCACGGCTGTACACCGAAGCGGCCCAAAAGGCACCCAACCTCGCCGAGCGCGACCACCTGACGCGCCAGGCGGCCCGGCTCAACGCCCGCGGGCGTCACTGACGTGTCGCGCTCGCGCACCGGGCGGAGCGGTGAAATCCGCAAGACTGCGGACATACGACAGAC harbors:
- a CDS encoding cytochrome P450, producing the protein MDTEAGPGSLPYLPGTGRPIPEAEPGLVERWHSGGGELVELLTQVREGLGGIAAFRLGPAPTVLVTDPQAVQHVLAQHPERYVKRSHRARVLLGDGVLSATGAAWKRQRRLLQAQFTGTGMRRYEQRITGAARTTAGRWAEYARTGQTLDVGQEMRRFALDAIWRSLTGYPLDEGTERELAAVAAVATALPTLPADVTDAQDAVAADLARIDTVARHAIEAARSGEAGPDGPGLLHVLIDAATERPEYTDRLIRDELVTLLVAGHETTATTLTWLYLLLDRNPAAREEALAADVDGSPQRRQAIQALVHETLRLYPSAWILPRHATEDDTLAGYVVEAGTDILVCPYLTHRDPELWPDPEHFAPRRFTTPDGRPSHPGAYFPFGIGPRACLGVQFALRESTVLLEHLLPAYSLAFSSTPTKAVYGITVRPDGPTPATLLPQP
- a CDS encoding YciI family protein, with protein sequence MAKYLLLKHYRGAPAPANDVPMDQWTPEEISAHMQYMQDFADRLEKTGEFVDGQALAPEGTWVRYDGEGRPPVTDGPFAETKDLIAGWMVIDVDNYDRAVELAGELSAAPGAGGKPIHEWLELRPFYGVSPTITE
- a CDS encoding RNA polymerase sigma factor, producing the protein MNDLLLRSLTPSVLGILVRRGADFAAAEDAVQDALVEAVRVWPADPPRDAKGWLVTAAWRKFLDATRADTARRRREDLVDEEPAPGPAPTVDDTLQLYFLCANPSLTPSSAVALTLRAVGGLTTRQIAQAYLVPEATMAQRISRAKRTVSGVRFDQPGDVATVLRVLYLVFNEGYSGDVDLAAEAIRLTRQLAAAIDHPEVAGLLALMLLHHARRAARTAPDGSLVPLAEQDRGRWDTKSIAEGVEILQAALARDRLGEFQAQAAIAALHADALTAEETDWVQIVEWYDELARLTDSPVVRLNRAVAVGEADGPRAGLAALATLDASLPRHTAVAAYLHERDGDLETAARLYTEAAQKAPNLAERDHLTRQAARLNARGRH